In the Gossypium arboreum isolate Shixiya-1 chromosome 10, ASM2569848v2, whole genome shotgun sequence genome, one interval contains:
- the LOC108488786 gene encoding uncharacterized protein LOC108488786 — protein sequence MSADWGPVFVAVGLFILLSPGLLFQLPSRTRVIEFGNMCTSGIAILIHAIIYFCIITILVIAVGVHIHIE from the coding sequence ATGAGTGCGGATTGGGGACCTGTGTTTGTGGCGGTAGGGTTGTTCATCCTATTGTCGCCAGGGCTGTTGTTCCAGCTGCCGTCGAGGACTCGAGTGATAGAGTTCGGGAACATGTGCACAAGTGGAATAGCCATCCTCATTCATGCCATAATATACTTCTGCATAATCACCATCTTGGTCATTGCAGTTGGTGTTCACATACACATCGAATGA